From Methanosarcina lacustris Z-7289, one genomic window encodes:
- a CDS encoding flavodoxin domain-containing protein — translation MKAIVVYLSTSGNTKDMAEAIGKGIESKNVDVKVISFYDVKPEELNEAEAIAVGSSTFYYKMLLPMEKFMNETLISANPQGKIGAAFGSYGWSGEAPILIAEKMREMGMSVVDPVLRILHKPTDKDLQECKRLGIDIAEKLKHKSKKVE, via the coding sequence TTGAAAGCAATAGTAGTCTATCTCAGTACCTCAGGGAATACAAAGGATATGGCCGAAGCAATAGGGAAAGGGATTGAGTCAAAGAATGTGGATGTAAAGGTAATCAGTTTCTACGATGTAAAGCCCGAAGAACTCAATGAAGCAGAAGCAATTGCAGTTGGCTCTTCGACTTTTTACTACAAAATGCTGCTGCCCATGGAAAAGTTCATGAATGAAACCCTTATTTCCGCAAACCCACAGGGCAAGATAGGAGCTGCTTTCGGGTCTTACGGGTGGAGCGGAGAAGCACCCATATTGATAGCCGAGAAAATGCGAGAAATGGGAATGAGCGTGGTGGACCCCGTACTCCGGATCCTTCACAAACCCACGGACAAGGACCTGCAGGAATGCAAGCGGCTCGGCATTGACATTGCAGAAAAACTGAAGCATAAAAGCAAAAAGGTAGAGTAA
- a CDS encoding GNAT family N-acetyltransferase codes for MVETEIKPGLNLRTTQKEDVSLILEFVKGIAEFENLSHMVKATEESLMVSMFGERPYAEVFFAELEGEPAGFTVFFHNFSTFAGRQGLYIEDIFVKPEFRGKGIGKAMFLHCVKFAKERNCGRMEWTVLDWNPAREFYEYFGAGPVDGWNIYRMGADKFENALEK; via the coding sequence ATGGTTGAAACTGAGATAAAACCCGGTTTGAATCTCCGCACTACGCAAAAAGAAGATGTTTCCCTTATTCTTGAATTCGTCAAAGGCATTGCCGAGTTTGAAAACCTCTCCCATATGGTCAAAGCAACCGAAGAATCCCTGATGGTGTCTATGTTCGGGGAAAGGCCTTATGCCGAAGTTTTCTTTGCCGAACTTGAGGGGGAACCTGCGGGTTTTACGGTTTTTTTCCACAACTTCTCCACTTTTGCAGGAAGGCAGGGGCTCTATATTGAAGATATTTTTGTGAAACCCGAATTCCGGGGAAAAGGGATCGGAAAAGCAATGTTCCTTCACTGTGTTAAGTTTGCAAAAGAAAGGAATTGTGGGAGAATGGAGTGGACAGTGCTTGACTGGAATCCTGCGAGGGAATTCTACGAATACTTCGGGGCCGGGCCTGTTGACGGTTGGAACATTTACAGGATGGGCGCGGATAAATTCGAAAACGCGCTTGAAAAATAA
- a CDS encoding class I SAM-dependent methyltransferase, with protein sequence MSEIQRKFDAISKKYDEQRRKFIPCFDDFYGTTVSVASVDAENPGILDIGAGTGLLSAFLMERYPEASFALIDISEKMLDMAKDRFRNNSNVKYIAADYSTYDFVEKYDMVVSALSIHHLEDIEKKKLYKKSYSILKENGVFINADQVHGETPFIENMNKTTWKQHIESSGLPEEEIMAGYERVKLDKDSSLDQQLDWLKEAGFSDVSCIYKNYQFAVMFGKKPDRNSS encoded by the coding sequence ATGAGCGAAATTCAACGAAAGTTTGATGCTATTTCAAAAAAGTATGATGAACAGAGAAGGAAATTTATACCCTGCTTCGATGACTTTTATGGAACAACAGTATCCGTGGCTTCAGTAGATGCGGAAAATCCAGGTATCCTGGATATAGGTGCCGGAACAGGACTTCTATCGGCTTTTTTGATGGAAAGATATCCAGAGGCATCATTTGCGCTTATTGATATCTCGGAAAAGATGCTGGATATGGCAAAAGACAGGTTCCGAAACAACTCTAACGTAAAATACATTGCAGCAGACTACTCAACATATGATTTCGTGGAAAAATACGATATGGTAGTCTCAGCTCTGTCTATCCATCACCTGGAGGACATAGAAAAGAAGAAACTTTACAAAAAAAGTTATTCCATACTTAAAGAGAACGGGGTTTTTATTAACGCTGATCAGGTACATGGAGAAACTCCTTTCATAGAAAACATGAATAAGACAACCTGGAAACAGCATATTGAAAGCAGTGGCTTGCCTGAAGAAGAAATAATGGCTGGTTATGAAAGAGTTAAACTTGATAAGGATTCAAGCTTAGATCAGCAGCTTGATTGGCTTAAAGAAGCAGGTTTTAGTGATGTTAGCTGTATATATAAAAACTATCAGTTTGCAGTGATGTTTGGGAAAAAACCGGATAGAAATAGTAGTTGA
- a CDS encoding MBL fold metallo-hydrolase, which produces MQIFPFFVRGIAHSSYILAGKQGCAVIDPQRDIDVYLKEAKSRGLKITHILETHLHADFVSGHLDLAELTGAPIYVPEAANCEFEHVGLVEGDTFEIEDMNVRVLETPGHTPEHICYVVSDTSRGPEPAAVFCGDTLFVGDVGRPDLFPGKARELASRLYDSLHKKLLSLPDSCEIYPAHGEGSLCGRAMGAKRSSTIGYERKYNYALQIPDREEFIEDLTTDMPPTPDHFSRCTEINRKGPTKLKEIPPMREISPEEFFRFAGREDTAILDSRHYDSFGGGHVPDAWCIDLRSNFATYGGWLLPPEKQILLVSDNEGDARKSAVWLHRVGLDSIVGFLAGEMFAWVTAGFRASHVPQLSIPELYEWVRSKNPPVILDVRAPSEYESFHIEHAVNIQVQELRERYRELDPEAEYAVICSTGQRSGMGCSILKQHGFSRVNNSAGGMTGYNAAGFGPECPMCALSWAGKAGRKEASFRK; this is translated from the coding sequence ATGCAAATATTTCCATTTTTTGTGAGAGGCATAGCACACAGTTCATATATTCTTGCAGGGAAGCAAGGCTGTGCGGTCATTGACCCGCAAAGAGATATAGATGTCTACCTTAAAGAGGCAAAATCCAGGGGCCTGAAAATTACCCACATCCTGGAGACTCATCTGCATGCAGATTTTGTCTCTGGACACCTGGATCTTGCTGAGCTTACGGGAGCACCGATCTATGTCCCTGAAGCTGCCAACTGTGAGTTTGAACATGTAGGGCTCGTTGAAGGGGATACTTTCGAAATCGAGGACATGAATGTAAGGGTATTGGAAACCCCAGGGCACACCCCTGAACATATTTGCTACGTGGTTTCGGATACTTCCAGAGGGCCTGAGCCGGCTGCTGTTTTTTGCGGGGATACACTTTTTGTAGGGGATGTGGGCAGACCAGACCTTTTCCCCGGAAAAGCCAGAGAACTGGCTTCCAGACTTTACGACAGCCTGCACAAAAAACTGCTTTCTCTTCCGGACTCCTGTGAGATCTACCCTGCACATGGGGAAGGCTCTCTCTGCGGAAGGGCTATGGGAGCTAAACGTTCGAGCACAATAGGATATGAACGCAAATACAACTATGCTCTCCAGATCCCTGATAGGGAGGAGTTCATAGAAGACCTCACAACAGATATGCCTCCTACACCTGACCATTTTAGCCGTTGCACCGAAATCAACCGGAAAGGGCCCACAAAACTCAAAGAAATTCCACCAATGAGGGAGATATCTCCAGAGGAGTTTTTCCGATTTGCCGGAAGGGAGGATACAGCAATTCTTGACAGCCGCCATTATGATAGTTTTGGAGGAGGGCATGTCCCCGACGCCTGGTGTATCGACCTCCGAAGTAACTTTGCTACTTACGGAGGCTGGCTCCTGCCTCCGGAAAAGCAGATCCTACTTGTCTCAGATAATGAGGGAGATGCCAGGAAATCTGCGGTCTGGCTGCACAGGGTGGGGCTTGACAGTATTGTCGGTTTTCTGGCAGGGGAAATGTTTGCCTGGGTAACTGCTGGATTCAGGGCTTCCCATGTGCCACAGTTATCGATTCCTGAGCTCTATGAATGGGTCAGAAGTAAAAACCCTCCTGTTATTTTGGATGTTAGAGCTCCTTCCGAGTATGAGAGTTTTCATATAGAACATGCAGTAAATATTCAGGTCCAGGAACTGAGGGAAAGGTACAGGGAACTTGATCCTGAAGCCGAGTATGCAGTAATTTGCAGCACAGGGCAAAGGTCAGGTATGGGGTGCAGTATTCTCAAACAACATGGATTTTCCAGGGTGAATAATTCTGCTGGCGGAATGACAGGATACAATGCTGCGGGTTTCGGACCTGAGTGTCCGATGTGCGCTCTTTCCTGGGCTGGAAAAGCAGGCAGGAAAGAGGCGTCTTTCAGAAAGTGA
- a CDS encoding GAF domain-containing protein, with the protein MADLLRKEKITAVAVIPLKHRGEIIGSLNFASHTVDRIPQDVRDFLESIAL; encoded by the coding sequence ATGGCAGATCTGCTCAGGAAAGAAAAGATCACTGCAGTTGCAGTAATCCCTCTGAAGCACAGGGGAGAGATAATAGGCAGCCTGAACTTTGCTTCCCATACTGTGGACAGGATTCCCCAGGACGTCCGCGATTTCCTTGAGAGCATTGCCCTCTAG
- the mch gene encoding methenyltetrahydromethanopterin cyclohydrolase, translated as MISVNEMGSYVIEEMLDWSEDLKTEVTKLENGATIIDCGVKAEGGYEAGMYLARLCLADLADLKYSTFDLNGIKWPAIQVATDNPIIACMASQYAGWRISVGGYFGMGSGPARALGLKPKELYEEIGYEDDFEAAILVLESDKLPDEKVVEYIAKHCSVDTENVMIAVAPTASIAGSVQISARVVETGIHKFESIGFDINCIKSGYGIAPIAPVVGNDVQCMGSTNDCVIYCGETNYTVRFEGELAELEDFVKKVPSTTSGDFGKPFYQTFKAANFDFFKVDPGMFAPARVTVNDLKSTKTISSGGLYPEILLESFGIRNV; from the coding sequence TTGATAAGCGTCAACGAAATGGGATCATACGTAATCGAAGAGATGCTCGACTGGAGTGAAGACCTGAAAACGGAAGTAACAAAGCTTGAAAACGGCGCCACAATCATTGACTGTGGAGTTAAAGCCGAAGGCGGATATGAAGCCGGTATGTACCTGGCAAGACTCTGCCTTGCTGACCTTGCTGACCTTAAATACAGCACTTTTGACCTTAACGGCATCAAATGGCCTGCCATTCAGGTGGCAACTGACAACCCGATAATTGCCTGCATGGCTTCCCAGTACGCAGGCTGGAGAATCTCCGTAGGGGGTTACTTCGGGATGGGTTCAGGCCCTGCACGTGCACTCGGCTTAAAACCCAAAGAGCTCTATGAGGAAATCGGGTATGAGGATGATTTCGAAGCTGCGATCCTTGTTCTGGAATCCGATAAGCTCCCTGATGAGAAAGTGGTTGAGTACATTGCAAAACACTGCAGTGTAGATACGGAAAACGTCATGATCGCCGTTGCCCCTACGGCTTCCATTGCAGGCTCGGTCCAGATCTCAGCCCGTGTTGTAGAAACCGGTATCCACAAGTTCGAATCCATAGGTTTTGATATCAACTGCATTAAGAGCGGGTATGGAATTGCACCTATAGCTCCGGTTGTCGGAAACGATGTCCAGTGCATGGGCTCAACCAATGACTGTGTGATCTACTGCGGCGAGACCAACTATACAGTCCGCTTTGAAGGAGAGCTGGCTGAACTCGAAGACTTTGTAAAGAAAGTCCCCTCAACAACCTCAGGTGATTTCGGAAAGCCCTTCTACCAGACCTTTAAGGCAGCAAACTTTGACTTCTTCAAAGTTGACCCGGGCATGTTTGCTCCTGCCAGGGTAACCGTAAACGATCTCAAGAGCACAAAAACGATTTCAAGCGGCGGGCTTTATCCCGAAATTCTGCTCGAATCCTTTGGAATCAGGAACGTTTGA
- a CDS encoding DUF3303 domain-containing protein, which produces MDIITWELKDSEKVNSCYMNYEYPKGLKVIDEWIDLAGYRMFLIYEAEDEKAYAAANLPFIGLCRFETFPVMKAEKYMQMVQELAEKAGEKGSEVALGEEATGDEILEQIEGLKKRVERLEHHSFIQQEDTT; this is translated from the coding sequence ATGGATATCATCACCTGGGAGCTGAAAGACTCTGAAAAGGTCAATAGCTGCTACATGAACTACGAATACCCGAAGGGCTTGAAAGTAATTGACGAGTGGATAGACCTTGCAGGCTACCGCATGTTCCTTATTTATGAAGCTGAAGACGAGAAGGCTTACGCGGCTGCAAACCTTCCATTTATAGGGCTCTGCAGGTTTGAGACCTTCCCGGTCATGAAGGCAGAAAAGTACATGCAGATGGTTCAGGAACTTGCAGAAAAAGCCGGAGAAAAAGGATCTGAAGTTGCACTGGGAGAAGAAGCCACTGGAGACGAAATCCTTGAGCAGATAGAAGGGCTCAAAAAAAGAGTCGAACGACTTGAACATCACTCTTTCATCCAGCAGGAAGATACGACTTGA
- a CDS encoding DUF4277 domain-containing protein, whose translation MKKMDQKAKTKKLSPSAKGTKNFKKMSQLLNAKNFSLKTETPVVLVVCREFLDILGFDEIINDNVRWDKDQWAVSPATLARSIILTPFLRDDKRCPLYRIEEALEGLDLKLLFGGNYLRSDFNDDHLAKLLDRIAEAGSTGLFSRIAANSYVNFKIPVSHILHADTTSHVFYGECEVCEQEGYEGLNVTHGHSKDKHPELKQVRVFLIFSGFSSISKIILKFHPNLSK comes from the coding sequence ATGAAAAAAATGGATCAAAAAGCAAAAACCAAAAAACTTTCTCCTTCTGCAAAAGGTACTAAGAATTTTAAAAAAATGTCTCAACTTTTGAACGCCAAAAATTTCTCCCTAAAAACGGAAACCCCAGTTGTTCTTGTCGTTTGCCGCGAGTTTCTTGACATACTCGGCTTTGATGAGATCATCAATGATAATGTTAGGTGGGATAAAGATCAATGGGCAGTTTCTCCTGCAACACTTGCAAGAAGTATCATTTTAACTCCCTTTTTAAGAGATGATAAAAGATGTCCTCTTTACCGCATTGAAGAGGCACTTGAAGGTCTTGACTTGAAACTTCTTTTTGGTGGGAATTATCTCCGTAGTGATTTCAATGATGATCATCTTGCGAAATTACTGGATCGGATTGCTGAGGCAGGTAGTACTGGATTATTTAGCAGAATAGCAGCTAATTCTTATGTGAATTTCAAAATCCCTGTTAGCCATATACTTCATGCAGACACAACGTCCCATGTATTTTATGGGGAATGTGAGGTTTGTGAACAGGAAGGTTATGAAGGGTTGAATGTAACTCATGGCCATAGTAAAGACAAGCACCCTGAACTGAAACAGGTTAGAGTCTTTTTAATTTTTTCTGGTTTTTCTTCAATTTCAAAAATAATCCTAAAATTTCATCCGAATTTGAGTAAATAA
- the wecB gene encoding non-hydrolyzing UDP-N-acetylglucosamine 2-epimerase, which translates to MKIASVVGVRPQFVKASVVSRELRKNNEECLIHTGQHYDYEMNKIFFEELCIPEPNYYLGVGSGSHGQQTGEMLKKLEEVLMIEKPDLVLTYGDTNSTLAGALAAAKLGIKNAHVESGLRSFDRSMPEEINRILTDHCSDILFCPTQNAVDNLGEEGITKNVYLTGDVMVDSLLLNKEIAETQSSILNELNLKDKDYLVATIHRANNTDNIENLKNIIEAFQELNEKIIFPVHPRTEKLLKNYGLYDSLSSSVTLIKPLGFLDFIKLMNHAKMILTDSGGVQKEAYILKVPCVTLRENTEWTETVKDGWNVLVGSNKEKILEVVNEFTPSIQEHQNRFGDGSASSRIAATINALFDLPETSTKMPPVFPIRQLD; encoded by the coding sequence ATGAAGATTGCAAGTGTCGTGGGAGTTAGACCTCAGTTCGTAAAAGCTTCTGTAGTTTCAAGAGAATTAAGAAAAAATAACGAAGAATGTTTGATTCATACTGGCCAGCATTACGACTATGAAATGAATAAGATATTCTTTGAGGAATTGTGCATTCCTGAACCTAACTATTATCTAGGTGTAGGTTCCGGCTCACATGGTCAACAAACAGGGGAAATGCTTAAAAAATTAGAGGAAGTCCTGATGATTGAAAAACCTGACCTTGTGCTGACTTACGGGGATACCAATTCAACACTTGCAGGAGCTTTAGCCGCAGCAAAACTTGGAATAAAAAATGCGCATGTAGAATCTGGATTAAGAAGCTTTGACAGATCGATGCCTGAAGAAATCAACCGCATTTTGACTGATCATTGCTCGGACATTTTATTTTGTCCAACTCAGAATGCAGTTGACAACCTGGGAGAAGAAGGAATCACTAAAAATGTGTATTTAACTGGTGATGTTATGGTTGATTCTCTTCTTCTCAATAAGGAGATTGCAGAAACTCAATCCTCAATATTAAATGAGCTTAACCTGAAAGACAAGGATTATCTGGTTGCTACAATCCACAGAGCAAATAATACTGATAATATAGAAAACCTCAAAAATATAATAGAGGCTTTTCAGGAACTGAATGAAAAGATCATTTTCCCAGTTCACCCGAGAACTGAAAAGTTGCTTAAGAATTACGGTTTATATGATAGCTTAAGCTCCTCTGTTACGTTAATAAAACCTCTAGGATTTCTTGATTTCATAAAACTTATGAATCATGCTAAGATGATTCTAACCGATTCAGGAGGTGTTCAGAAAGAAGCTTATATTTTAAAAGTTCCGTGTGTTACACTAAGGGAAAACACAGAGTGGACTGAGACCGTTAAAGATGGGTGGAATGTGCTGGTTGGTTCCAACAAAGAAAAAATCCTGGAAGTAGTGAATGAATTTACGCCTTCAATCCAGGAACATCAGAATAGATTCGGAGATGGGAGTGCAAGCAGCAGAATTGCTGCAACAATTAATGCACTATTCGACCTCCCGGAGACATCCACAAAAATGCCACCTGTTTTCCCAATACGGCAGTTAGATTAA
- a CDS encoding helix-turn-helix transcriptional regulator, whose product MKLELIELIFLSDKRKQLLLFLKSGPKNMGEITEALQATSTSILPQIKKLKDMSLVVQEDKTYILSLIGKVLVEKMQPLVSTIELLEDNFEYWSEKDLKGFPPSFRKKLGELGKCKLIQPEMDRMFEVDPEVVKNFSNSSQVLEAIAYFHQPLISLCQELAKKGVKFSFIMPESVLQRYYTDYMEDFRIMLSLENVKFFRYSGELKIANLAISDEFFLISLFPKNQRHFDRENLVCYEPSARQLGTELFNELLLNSTRVTEIPPE is encoded by the coding sequence GTGAAACTGGAACTTATAGAGCTAATTTTTCTTTCCGATAAGCGAAAACAGTTATTGCTTTTTCTGAAAAGTGGGCCCAAAAATATGGGTGAAATTACAGAAGCTCTTCAAGCAACTTCCACTTCAATCCTCCCCCAGATTAAAAAATTAAAGGATATGTCCCTGGTCGTTCAGGAGGACAAAACCTATATTCTTTCTCTTATAGGAAAAGTTCTCGTTGAAAAAATGCAGCCCCTTGTCAGCACTATAGAACTTTTAGAAGATAACTTTGAGTACTGGTCGGAAAAGGACCTGAAAGGTTTTCCTCCTTCTTTTCGGAAGAAACTGGGAGAACTTGGCAAATGTAAACTGATCCAGCCTGAAATGGACCGTATGTTCGAAGTCGACCCGGAAGTTGTGAAAAACTTTTCAAACTCGAGCCAGGTTCTTGAAGCCATAGCCTACTTTCATCAGCCCCTGATTTCTCTCTGCCAGGAACTTGCAAAAAAGGGAGTAAAGTTCTCCTTTATAATGCCCGAGTCTGTTCTTCAGCGGTACTATACTGACTATATGGAGGACTTCCGAATTATGCTGTCTCTTGAGAATGTGAAATTTTTCCGGTATTCGGGAGAACTGAAGATTGCAAATCTTGCCATTAGTGATGAGTTTTTCCTGATATCCCTTTTCCCGAAAAATCAGAGACACTTTGACAGAGAGAACCTTGTATGTTACGAACCCTCTGCAAGGCAACTGGGCACCGAACTTTTCAACGAGTTGCTACTGAATTCAACAAGGGTTACCGAAATTCCTCCTGAATGA
- a CDS encoding NAD(P)-dependent malic enzyme, with translation MEKNSEGDSQKDSGKSMEKDSDTHASLYQESLAMHRRLEGVLEVASKVRLRTIHDLSVVYTPGVVEPCRKISENPGLVYLYTLKKNTVAVVTDGSAVLGLGNIGPYAALPVMEGKAIIFKEFAGIDAFPICLDTQDTEEVIKAVKYLAPVFGGINLEDISAPRCFEIEARLREELDIPVIHDDQHGTAIVVFAGLLNALKIVKKELTELKIVISGLGAAGVAIFRFLVWAGADPAKILACDSKGLVYEGREEGMNYIKDEIAKLTNPEKLTGDLKEAFPGADLFIGVSAGGTVTEDMVRSMAKDAIVMAMANPDPEIMPDAAKRAGARIVATGRSDFPNQLNNCLSFPGVFKGALGTCARKITPEMEMAAAYALANVVTVDELSEDHIIPDPLEKHVVPAVAKAVAHASFESCAARKNLEDSV, from the coding sequence ATGGAAAAGAACTCTGAAGGAGATTCTCAAAAAGACTCCGGAAAGAGTATGGAAAAGGATAGTGACACTCACGCTTCATTATATCAGGAATCGCTTGCAATGCACAGGAGACTTGAGGGTGTACTTGAAGTTGCGAGCAAGGTCCGCCTCCGTACAATCCACGACCTCAGCGTTGTCTATACGCCCGGAGTTGTTGAGCCGTGCCGGAAAATAAGTGAGAACCCCGGCCTGGTCTACCTTTACACCCTTAAGAAAAATACAGTTGCTGTCGTAACGGACGGGTCAGCAGTGCTCGGGCTTGGGAACATAGGGCCGTATGCAGCTCTGCCGGTTATGGAAGGAAAGGCGATTATCTTCAAGGAATTTGCCGGCATAGACGCTTTTCCGATCTGTCTCGACACTCAGGATACCGAAGAGGTGATAAAAGCGGTAAAATACCTGGCTCCGGTTTTCGGAGGCATCAACCTTGAGGACATCAGTGCACCCCGCTGTTTTGAAATTGAGGCAAGGCTGCGGGAAGAGCTTGATATTCCTGTTATCCATGATGACCAGCACGGGACAGCCATTGTCGTATTTGCCGGACTCCTGAATGCCCTTAAAATAGTGAAAAAGGAGCTGACTGAGCTAAAAATAGTTATCTCGGGCCTTGGGGCTGCAGGGGTTGCAATTTTCAGGTTTCTGGTCTGGGCAGGGGCAGATCCTGCAAAAATTCTTGCCTGTGATAGCAAGGGGCTTGTGTACGAGGGGCGAGAAGAAGGCATGAACTATATAAAAGATGAAATTGCAAAGCTTACGAATCCGGAAAAGTTGACAGGCGATCTCAAAGAAGCTTTCCCGGGGGCTGACCTTTTTATAGGGGTTTCAGCCGGGGGGACCGTGACCGAGGATATGGTCCGCTCAATGGCAAAAGACGCTATTGTAATGGCAATGGCAAACCCTGACCCTGAAATTATGCCCGATGCTGCAAAGCGGGCGGGGGCAAGAATTGTTGCTACCGGCAGGTCGGATTTTCCAAACCAGCTCAATAACTGCCTGAGTTTCCCGGGGGTTTTCAAAGGGGCTCTTGGAACCTGTGCAAGGAAGATAACGCCTGAAATGGAAATGGCAGCAGCCTATGCCCTTGCAAATGTTGTGACTGTTGACGAGCTTTCAGAAGACCATATCATCCCGGACCCCCTCGAAAAACACGTAGTGCCTGCAGTTGCAAAAGCCGTTGCTCATGCATCATTTGAAAGTTGTGCTGCAAGGAAAAACCTTGAAGATAGTGTCTGA
- a CDS encoding peptidase U32 family protein: MQKSSEPELILGIRNLAGLEACSRYADAVYFSTDRLSLRAKAKEITLETLKDFVYEVKARGLKAYLAVNSAVNESRLDEVEEVVAAAVKAGVDAVIAWDPAVILKARKAGLRVQISTQANVTNHETAEFYRTLGAERIVLSRELSLEEIREIGQHTEVEIEAFVHGAMCMAISGRCHLSAYVLGKSGNCGECTQPCRWEWELHGENGLVMESRGKYLLSAKDLCMIGHVPELLEAGIYAFKVEGRLRDPGYLEVVSRCYREAIDACKEGRYTREKVETWKSELASVYNRGFSTGFYFGVPGLEGFSPDKGMNASEKKRRAAGVVENYYPKQQAAAIRLLEEGLAVGDEILIEGSTTYLKQQVRSLIKKGMLLQTAEKGDEVGLAVDRPVRKNDRIFIV; the protein is encoded by the coding sequence ATGCAGAAAAGTTCGGAGCCGGAACTCATCCTCGGCATCAGAAACCTTGCAGGGCTTGAGGCATGTTCCAGGTATGCCGATGCCGTCTATTTTTCAACGGATAGGCTTAGCCTGAGGGCAAAGGCAAAAGAGATAACCCTTGAAACGCTGAAGGATTTTGTTTATGAGGTCAAAGCCCGGGGACTAAAGGCTTATCTGGCTGTAAACTCGGCCGTAAATGAATCCAGGCTTGATGAAGTCGAAGAGGTAGTAGCTGCAGCTGTAAAAGCCGGGGTAGATGCAGTTATCGCCTGGGACCCGGCAGTTATCCTTAAGGCACGTAAAGCCGGACTCAGAGTCCAGATCTCCACGCAGGCAAACGTTACGAACCACGAAACTGCAGAGTTTTACAGAACCCTTGGAGCAGAACGTATAGTGCTTTCAAGGGAACTCTCCTTAGAAGAGATCCGGGAAATCGGGCAGCATACTGAGGTAGAAATCGAAGCTTTTGTTCACGGGGCAATGTGTATGGCGATTTCAGGAAGGTGCCACCTTTCGGCATATGTCCTTGGAAAATCCGGGAACTGCGGGGAATGTACCCAGCCCTGCCGCTGGGAATGGGAGCTTCACGGAGAAAACGGGCTTGTTATGGAAAGCAGGGGGAAATACCTTCTAAGTGCAAAAGATTTATGTATGATCGGGCATGTCCCGGAACTTCTTGAAGCCGGGATATATGCATTTAAGGTAGAGGGCAGGCTGCGAGACCCCGGATATCTGGAAGTGGTCTCCCGCTGTTACAGGGAAGCAATTGATGCCTGCAAAGAAGGGAGATATACCCGCGAAAAAGTAGAGACATGGAAATCCGAACTGGCTTCTGTGTATAACAGAGGCTTTTCCACTGGTTTTTACTTTGGGGTTCCGGGCCTGGAAGGCTTTTCTCCTGATAAAGGCATGAACGCCTCGGAAAAGAAACGCAGGGCTGCAGGGGTTGTGGAGAATTATTATCCCAAACAGCAGGCTGCAGCAATAAGACTGCTCGAAGAAGGACTTGCAGTAGGAGATGAGATCCTTATCGAAGGAAGCACTACCTACCTGAAGCAGCAGGTCCGCTCCCTTATAAAAAAAGGCATGCTTCTGCAAACAGCTGAAAAAGGGGATGAAGTTGGACTCGCCGTTGATAGGCCGGTCAGAAAAAATGACCGAATATTTATAGTATGA
- a CDS encoding DUF1699 family protein, which translates to MKIRVVSSREEIFTLNPNERVVHLAFRPSNKDIFALVETCPKIEVIQLPKSYRRTVSKSIEMFLDMQRIQLIEGDVWGHRKDINEYYSIPSSVIEKIRELKMEGTPAERIEEKVSRESKLNPEMIAYILTKEAPA; encoded by the coding sequence ATGAAAATTAGAGTAGTTAGTTCCAGGGAAGAAATCTTTACACTTAACCCTAATGAGCGTGTTGTTCACCTGGCCTTCAGGCCTTCGAACAAAGACATCTTTGCACTGGTAGAGACCTGCCCGAAGATTGAAGTTATTCAGTTACCTAAATCTTACAGGCGCACGGTTTCAAAGTCAATAGAAATGTTCCTTGATATGCAGAGAATCCAGCTCATCGAAGGAGATGTCTGGGGCCACAGAAAAGACATTAATGAATATTACAGTATCCCGTCCTCAGTGATTGAGAAGATCAGAGAACTGAAGATGGAGGGTACACCTGCTGAGAGAATCGAAGAAAAGGTTTCAAGAGAAAGCAAGCTGAACCCTGAAATGATTGCTTACATCCTGACCAAGGAAGCTCCTGCCTGA